The Providencia rettgeri genome includes a window with the following:
- the argF_1 gene encoding Ornithine carbamoyltransferase chain F translates to MNPLYNKPFLRLLDFTSSEIHSLLKLSSWLKSEKKAGTEQPLLSGKNFALIFEKDSTRTRCAFEVGAFDQGARVTYLGPSGSQIGHKETMKDTARVLGRMYDGIQYRGFAQNTVELLAAHSGVPVWNGLTNEFHPTQLLADLLTIQEHRPNTPLSEIKFAYLGDARNNMGNSMLEAAALTGLDLRLVAPKSCWPEEELVNTCQALAQKTGAKITLTEDVAEGVKDADFIYTDVWGIDGRSQRSMGTAH, encoded by the coding sequence ATGAACCCCCTATATAATAAACCTTTTCTAAGGTTACTTGATTTTACTTCTAGCGAAATTCATTCACTTTTAAAACTCTCTTCTTGGTTAAAATCAGAAAAAAAAGCCGGTACAGAACAGCCCCTCCTTTCAGGTAAAAACTTTGCGCTTATTTTTGAAAAAGATTCAACGCGGACACGCTGTGCATTTGAAGTTGGTGCATTTGACCAAGGCGCTAGAGTCACTTATTTAGGGCCTTCTGGTAGCCAAATCGGCCACAAAGAAACCATGAAAGATACCGCTCGAGTATTGGGCAGGATGTATGACGGCATTCAATACCGTGGGTTCGCTCAAAACACAGTAGAACTCTTAGCCGCGCACTCGGGAGTGCCTGTATGGAATGGACTAACTAACGAATTCCATCCCACACAGTTATTAGCCGACCTGCTAACCATTCAAGAGCACCGACCAAATACACCATTATCTGAAATTAAATTTGCCTATTTAGGTGATGCACGCAATAACATGGGGAATTCGATGCTAGAAGCTGCTGCGCTTACAGGTTTAGATTTACGCCTTGTTGCGCCGAAAAGCTGCTGGCCAGAAGAAGAATTAGTGAATACTTGCCAAGCACTGGCTCAAAAAACGGGTGCGAAAATCACACTCACGGAAGATGTCGCCGAAGGTGTTAAAGATGCCGATTTTATCTATACCGACGTGTGGGGT
- the ysnE gene encoding Uncharacterized N-acetyltransferase YsnE yields the protein MTTDTNQTVKVRLIQPQDNPGIAAVIREVSAEHGLTADKGFAVADPILDTLFEVYSKPRSAYWVVEMDGEIVGGGGVSQVAGGDNETAELQKMYLSSVLRGKGLAKQIVLMSLEFAKQQGYTRCYLETTKELQAAIKLYEKLGFVFIDEPLGNTGHSDCEIRMLKAL from the coding sequence ATGACAACAGACACAAACCAAACCGTTAAAGTTCGTTTAATTCAACCTCAAGACAACCCTGGGATCGCCGCCGTTATTCGCGAAGTTTCCGCTGAACATGGCTTAACTGCGGACAAAGGCTTTGCCGTTGCTGACCCTATTTTAGATACCTTATTTGAGGTGTATAGCAAACCGCGCAGTGCTTACTGGGTGGTTGAAATGGATGGCGAAATTGTTGGCGGTGGCGGTGTTTCACAAGTTGCTGGTGGTGATAACGAAACAGCAGAACTACAGAAAATGTATTTATCTTCAGTACTACGCGGCAAAGGCTTAGCGAAGCAAATCGTACTGATGTCTCTGGAGTTCGCTAAACAGCAAGGCTACACCCGTTGCTACCTAGAAACAACCAAAGAGCTCCAAGCGGCCATTAAGTTATATGAAAAATTAGGGTTTGTATTTATTGATGAACCGTTAGGAAATACGGGTCATAGTGACTGTGAAATTCGCATGTTAAAGGCATTATAA
- the rraB gene encoding Regulator of ribonuclease activity B — protein sequence MVDKAELDAQYEETRLIIEELLEDGSDPDALYAIEHHFSADNFALLEKAAVEAFKLGYEVTDAEELEIETGETLMCCDVISESALNAELIDAQVEQLMKLAEKMGINYDGWGTYFEDPDAEYDDEDGDDIDPEDRVH from the coding sequence ATGGTAGATAAAGCTGAATTGGATGCGCAGTACGAAGAAACTCGCTTAATTATCGAAGAATTATTGGAAGATGGCAGCGATCCTGATGCATTGTATGCGATTGAGCATCATTTCTCTGCTGACAACTTTGCACTGTTAGAAAAAGCAGCTGTTGAAGCTTTTAAACTAGGCTATGAAGTCACTGATGCGGAAGAACTCGAAATTGAAACGGGTGAAACCCTGATGTGCTGCGATGTAATCAGTGAAAGCGCCTTAAATGCAGAGCTGATTGATGCGCAAGTTGAACAATTAATGAAACTGGCTGAGAAAATGGGCATCAACTATGATGGTTGGGGCACGTATTTTGAAGACCCAGACGCAGAATATGACGACGAAGACGGTGACGATATCGACCCTGAAGATCGCGTTCATTAA